The following coding sequences lie in one Flagellimonas eckloniae genomic window:
- a CDS encoding nuclear transport factor 2 family protein → MKYVTLFLLLLVFNVNAQGPNPPEEDKLAVKQVIVDFFDGFHKQDSIAMSSLVTDNVVLQTTARNKKGETLFKTEKFEKLITSITSIPDSIAFEEKLTSWSIQVDRTMANAWVGYEFWINEKFSHCGINSFQLINFDGEWKIIYLIDTRGKAGCLEE, encoded by the coding sequence ATGAAATACGTAACACTTTTTTTATTACTACTCGTTTTCAATGTCAATGCACAGGGCCCTAACCCTCCAGAAGAGGATAAGCTGGCCGTTAAACAAGTTATTGTGGATTTCTTCGATGGATTTCACAAACAGGATTCAATTGCCATGAGCAGTCTTGTTACAGATAATGTTGTTTTGCAGACAACAGCAAGAAACAAGAAGGGAGAAACCTTGTTTAAAACAGAGAAATTTGAAAAACTTATAACCTCCATTACCAGTATCCCGGACAGTATTGCCTTTGAAGAAAAATTGACTTCATGGTCTATTCAAGTAGACCGCACAATGGCCAATGCATGGGTAGGCTATGAATTTTGGATTAATGAGAAATTCAGCCATTGTGGAATAAATTCTTTTCAACTCATTAATTTTGATGGGGAGTGGAAAATTATTTATTTAATAGATACAAGGGGAAAGGCAGGTTGTCTTGAAGAATAG
- a CDS encoding SCO family protein — translation MTSFKKLKSSKIPIALAVIGILAVVFFLSRRSSELPVYSPQDFNPELVDVSLQNVGNHHTVADFKLTNQNGEIITQSDYDNKIYVTDFFFTRCPSICPIMSNNMEKLQQIFLNNDDVMFLSMSVTPEMDSVPVLRKYATDKGVIDSKWNITTGNKKHIYNLARKSYFAVVDQGDGGLQDFIHTPNFILVDKAKQIRGVYDGTNNDEILRLIDDIKILSN, via the coding sequence ATGACCTCCTTTAAAAAGTTGAAATCATCCAAAATACCAATAGCGCTTGCTGTAATTGGTATTTTGGCTGTTGTTTTCTTCCTTTCAAGAAGAAGTTCGGAATTACCCGTTTATAGTCCTCAAGATTTTAATCCGGAATTAGTGGATGTAAGCCTACAAAATGTGGGAAACCATCATACAGTAGCTGATTTTAAATTGACAAATCAGAATGGAGAAATCATTACACAGTCAGATTATGACAATAAAATTTATGTAACTGACTTCTTTTTTACCCGCTGCCCAAGTATCTGTCCTATCATGTCAAACAACATGGAAAAATTGCAGCAGATTTTCTTGAACAATGATGATGTCATGTTTTTATCCATGTCCGTAACACCAGAAATGGATAGTGTTCCAGTTTTAAGAAAATATGCAACTGACAAAGGCGTCATCGATTCTAAATGGAATATAACTACTGGCAACAAAAAGCACATATACAATTTGGCCCGTAAAAGCTATTTTGCCGTTGTGGACCAAGGTGATGGTGGGTTGCAAGATTTTATCCATACTCCCAATTTTATACTTGTGGACAAGGCCAAACAAATACGGGGAGTTTATGATGGAACCAACAATGATGAAATCCTTCGATTAATTGATGATATTAAAATTTTATCGAATTAA